A window of the Scleropages formosus chromosome 21, fSclFor1.1, whole genome shotgun sequence genome harbors these coding sequences:
- the LOC108920179 gene encoding interleukin-17A, whose amino-acid sequence MPMDNECIDTMSCTEILTQLYSQLLTIPNQIHERSIAPWTYQKKIDPYRVPPTIYEAKCLTSHSCMGPDGSTSLETIPISVKIPVLKENMYKKCTSLEFETITIACLCAVPRNSDLRF is encoded by the exons ATGCCCATGGACAACGAGTGCATTGACACGATGTCGTGCACGGAGATCCTCACGCAACTCTACTCCCAGCTCCTGACCATACCCAACCAGATCCACGAGAGAAGCATTGCACCTTGGACTTACCA gaaaaaaattgatCCGTACAGAGTTCCTCCAACCATCTATGAAGCCAAGTGCCTTACAAGCCATTCCTGCATGGGTCCAGATGGCTCTACCAGCCTGGAGACCATCCCCATCTCTGTCAAGATACCTGTACTCAAGGAAAACATGTACAAAAAATGTACTTCCCTGGAGTTTGAAACTATCACTATAGCCTGTCTGTGTGCTGTTCCCAGGAATTCCGACCTTAGATTTTAA